From a region of the Besnoitia besnoiti strain Bb-Ger1 chromosome I, whole genome shotgun sequence genome:
- a CDS encoding acetyltransferase, GNAT family protein (encoded by transcript BESB_003290) codes for MGRLPVNQSAAATPASSCAPDDKAAAAASEGASKKKAPFPDPPACFGLGQLTRHNVMQMKQLHLATLPVTYGDVLYEQLQRHSQFSRLAYLGEVMVGGICCRVEAPPAAAAGAPKKRHSLYIMTLSVLKPYRRYGVASGLLSYILSRASEAQQGGVELEDCYLHVWTENKYALEFYEKRGFVNEGIQEDYYTDVTPTSAYILRTPLPWIYADPKFAAQGADGDGYDVTQHNLVVTASGGTGGK; via the exons ATGGGCAGACTGCCGGTCAACCAGAGTGCTGCGGCGACTCCCGCGAGCTCGTGCGCGCCTGATGAtaaggctgcggccgccgcttcaGAGGGCGCCTCCAAGAAGAAAGCGCCGTTCCCAGACCCGCCGGCATGCTTCGGCCTGGGGCAGCTCACTCGCCACAATGTCATGCAGATGAAGCAGCTGCATCTCGCGACCCTCCCTGTGACCTACGGCGACGTGCTGTACGAACAGCTGCAGCGACACAGCCAGTTTTCCCGTCTCG CGTATCTTGGCGAGGTCATGGTCGGCGGCATCTGCTGTCGTGTGGaggcgcctcccgctgcagctgcaggggcCCCGAAGAAAAGACACAGCCTGTACATCATGACTCTCTCGGTTCTCAAGCCGTACCGGAGATACGGCGTGG CGTCGGGTCTCCTATCGTATATCctctcgcgggcctctgaggcgcagcagggcggGGTGGAGTTAGAGGACTGCTACCTGCACGTGTGGACTGAGAACAAGTATGCGCTTGAGTTCTACGAGAAGCGCGGCTTCGTCAACGAGGGCATTCAGGAAGACTACTACACAGACGTCACGCCGACGTCCGCGTACATCCTCCGCACGCCGCTGCCGTGGATCTACGCAGATCCAAAATTCGCCGCgcaaggcgcagacggcgacggatACGACGTGACGCAGCACAACCTCGTCGTCACCGCCTCGGGGGGCACCGGTGGGAAGTGA